The following is a genomic window from Niabella soli DSM 19437.
TTAGTTACATTTGCCTCCTAAGTTCTTTCATTTTTCATCAACCGGAAAGGGTCCTTAATGAAGATTAGGGATAATAGGGAATCGTGTTTCAATCACGAGCTGTCGCGCAACTGTAATCAGCCAAAGGCGTTGCCCATGTAATATCCACTGTCCTGTTAAAAGGGATGGGAAGGATGGTAAACGCCGCTGTAAGCCAGGAGACCTGCCTTTTCCGTAGGAACAATGCTTTCGCGGTTTGAAGCAACGATCAGTATGGTGCCTGTTCTTTTGCAACGGAATATTCCTTGCCTATCTCCGTCGGCAGCATCAGCTATTTTTACTTTTACCATAGTACAGCATTGCGAAATCTGCAAGGGCTTTTAACTTATCATTCATTTAAAAGTTAAAAGAAAATGCAAACGCACAACCTCGGCTACCCGCGTATTGGTAGCAACCGGGAACTAAAAAAAGCCTGCGAACAGTATTGGCAACGCAGGATCGACGGCCGCCAACTGGAACAAACAGCCAGAGCCATCCGCAACAACAACTGGCAACTTCAAAAAGACGCCGGCATTGATCTTATCCCGGTAAATGATTTTTCGTTCTACGACCAGGTGCTGGACACCTGCCTGATGACGGGCGCTATTCCTGAACGCTACCATCCCCTGATGGAACGGGAGCGCTTAAACGATCTGGATCTGTTCTTTGCGATGGCAAGAGGGTATCAGCAAAACGGATATGATCTTACGGCAATGGAAATGACTAAGTGGTTTGATACCAACTACCACTATATCGTACCTGAATTCAGGAAAGATCAAAAATTCTCTTTCTTTAATCAAACTGTAATACACCAGTTTATCGAAGCAAAGAAAGCAGGTTATGCCGCAAAACCTGTGTTGATCGGACCGGTAACCTTTCTGCTGTCTGGAAAAGAAAAAGAAGCAGGCTTTCATCGTATTGATCTGCTAAAAAATCTGCTACCGGTATATATTGAAGTGCTGGAAAAACTGGATGCCTGCGGCGCTTTTTATGTGCAACTGGATGAACCTTGTTTGGCGCTGGATCTTTCCAGGGAAGAACAACAAGCGCTTATTATTGCATACACCACGCTTCAGAAGCGCGTACCGAATATTAAAATTATTTTGACCAATTACTTTGATTGTTTTGGAAAGAACCTGGAAACGGCCCTCAGTCTTCCGGTACATACATTGCACGTCGACCTGGTGCGCTGCCCTTCGCAATTAGATGATATCCTGGCTACCGGGTTCGTCAATGCCCGAACACATTTGTCTCTTGGAATTGTGGACGGCAGAAATATCTGGAAAAATAATTTTCAGCGATCCCTTACCCTTATTGAAACCGCAAAACAAAAGATCGGAGCCGATCGGATCTGGCTGGCTCCTTCCTGCTCCCTTTTGCATGTGCCCTGCGATCTGGATATGGAAACAGAGGAAAAAAATCTTACCGGGGAAATCAAACAGTGGGTGGCCTTTGCCAAACAAAAGCTGGCAGAAGTGGCAGTGCTGAAACAAATAGCAACAAGTCCGGACAAGCCCAATTCAAAAGCACTCCTGGCAGAGAATACGCGCTGTATCGAGGCCCGCAACACCTCCTCATTGATCCATAATCAGCAGGTGAAAGCACGTGTAACGGCTATCACCGCTTCGGATGCTGAAAGAAAAAGCTCTTTTCCCATAAGAAAAGAAAAACAACAGGAGCTGGATCTTCCGCTTTTTGCCACCACCACGATCGGTTCTTTTCCTCAGACAAAAGAGATACGTAACTGGCGGGCACAGTGGAAAAAGCAACAGCTTTCTGATACGGATTATAATCAACTGCTGCAAGAAGCGACCAATAAGGCCATTCAATGGCAGGAGACGATCGGGCTGGACGTGTTGGTACACGGGGAGTTTGAGCGTAATGACATGGTGGAATATTTTGGCGAACAGCTGGCGGGCTTTGCCTTTACCCAAAATGGCTGGGTACAGAGCTACGGCAGCCGCTGTGTAAAACCTCCTGTGCTCTACGGCGATGTATGCCGCCCCAGGCCCATGACCGTTGGATGGAGTGCCTACGCCCAATCACTGACCGGCAAGCCTGTAAAGGGAATGCTTACAGGGCCCGTCACTATTTTGCAGTGGAGCTTTGTACGCGATGATCAGCCCCGCAGCGTTACCTGCAACCAGATTGCACTGGCCATCCGTGATGAAGTGTTGGATCTGGAAAAAGCGGGTATAAAAATCATCCAGATTGATGAGCCGGCGATAAGGGAAGGGTTACCTTTAAGAAAGGAACAACAGCCGGAGTACCTGAAGTGGGCAGTAACAGCCTTTCGCATTACATCTGCCGGTGTTCAGGATAAAACACAGATCCATACACATATGTGTTATTCAGAATTCAATGATATTATTGATCATATTGCTGCAATGGATGCGGACGTGATCACGATAGAGACCTCGCGCTCCCAAATGGAGCTGCTGGATGCCTTTGCTTCATTTGAATATCCGAACGATATCGGGCCAGGCGTATATGATATTCACGCGCCCCGTGTTCCGTCAAAAGAAGAAATGATGGGACTGATGGAAAAGGCGTTAACTTATATTCCGGCGGAACGCCTGTGGGTAAATCCCGACTGTGGTTTAAAAACGCGCGGCTGGGAAGAGACTTCCCAGGCATTGATTGCAATGGTCCAAGCAGCAAAAACATTGCGTAAAAAAATAAACGCTCCTGTCCCGGAATAATTATGTGTCAGCATGAAGATAAATATTGCCCGTGCTGCAAACAACCCTTTGAATGCAAAGTGGGCAGTATTTTGCTTTGTCAGTGCAGCCAGATAAAGCTGACGGCTGCCGAAAGGGATTTCATCGGTGAACAATATGATGATTGTCTTTGCAGTAAATGCATGCTTAAAATGAAAGAGCGCTATCATAAGAACCATTTTCAGGACCGACTGAAAAAGATCCTGGGTATTTTTTACAGAGGAGACTAAGGTCCCCGCCGGTGGCGCAATTAGCTGGTCCGGGCAAAGGAGCTCAAACAAAAAACGCAAAAGCAATTCAACTGCTTTTGCGTTTTTTATAACTATTACTGCAGGTTATATTTTAATATTCCGCCGGATCGCATCCATAAGGTCATTCAATCCCTTCCAGGCGCCATCAAAGGCTTGCCCACTGCTTAATACCGGCTGGATGTCCGTTGCAATGATCTGTTCGGCTTCGTTGCGGGGGAGCAGTTTCCCTACAAAAGGACCATAATCAACAGCAACCTTTCCAAGGGATTTACTTATGGACAGGACCATGGCTTTATCTGTATTTCCATGAACGCCTTCCCATTCTTTTAAAAGCGCCTGGTTATTATTGTTAAAATTGCCCCCCGCCACATTATCTGCCGGAAGCGTTACCACCTTTATGGAGATCATATTGCTTCTTTCAAATATGCGCACCAGGCTATCTATTTTGCTGTTTTGAGCGGGGGTAAACAATTGCTCAAAGTCGTAAGACATATTAATATTCTGCGGTGTTGCGGTCTGCTGTTGGGGATATTTGATCTTTACCTCCCTGCCGTCAGCATCACGGGAATGAACCGACTCGCTTAACTTTTTACCAGAACTACAGGAGAAAATAGAAAGGGTCATCAATACAAATGCACCCAGAAAAATCTTTTTTTGCATAAATCAATTTTTAGTTTGCCAAAGGCTGCCGCAAAATTAATGGAAATGAAAGGGCTGATTTATTTATTTAACAAAAGACCAATATAAAAAGAAAATCTTGTTAAAAATTTTGTGCGAGCCATTAATGCAGCTTAACAAAATGAAAACAGGGCGGTTTATTGCGCCTGCGTTAAGGCGGCATACTCCAGCAGTAACAAATTATCATAGGCCGGGCAATAGTAATAAAACACACCGATCTTTGTTGCACCCAATATGCTTTTGAACGGATTGGGGGCAATGGAGGTCATATTTGCAATAAAAAAACTAAAAAGATCACTTTCTATTGGATCGATAGTGAAGCATTGCCCATTCAGCAGGTTTGCGGCCAGCTCGCCCCAACGTAAAAGTGCCGTACTTAAAATGACCTGGTCCTGGGTATTTTTTGATCGCCTCAGCAGCTTTTTTGCCGTTTTTACGAGCAGGGGTTTATACAATTCCAGTTCCGGAATAGGTTTTAATGCCATCAACCGCGCCAGGTGATAAAGAATAACCGGGGTTCGCTTATAATGGGGCGAGATATAAGCGGGCCTTGAAATGATGGCCTTACTTTTAATACTGTTTTCAAGTAGCCGCAGGCTGGCAGAGTCGGCAATTGTCCAGTTTAAATGATATCGCTGCACCATGTACAGCACATTGGCAAGCACGGATACGTCAAAATCGATGGGCATTTTTTTACCATACCAGGTCGAATAGGCGGGCAGGTGGCGGTATCTTTTGAGGGTGTTCTTTATCTTTCCTGACCGGGTATTGATATACTGCTGCATGGAATCATGCGCCTGCTTCGCCAGCGCAGGAGGAGCGTCAAGCGCCAGTAAGATAATGCTGGTATCGTCCAGATCATCCGGAATCGATTCTGTTTGATCCATCCAGTTCAGCCAGCCGCCGTTGGGGAAAACTTTAACCGTATCTGTTGGCCAGAAATTGTAGGAGATCCGCCCCGTCCGGTTTAAAAACTTATTAAAAACAGGGCGGGTTTTTTCAATGATCGCCGTTGCCATCTGCTGCTGGTAAGGCGTTAAACGGGATTGTATCGTACGCAGCGTGAGCGCAACCAGCCCGGTGAAAAAAGGATTTATATCTGCTTTCCACCTGGTTTTATTAAGGGCATACATGCGGTAGGAAGGAAAAGCGCCGGCAGGGAAAATGTCATTTTCTTTTACCTGGAGGGCCGCTATTCGTTTCAGCAGCCGGTAGGAAGTTAATGTATCATTCGCCTTGCCGGCAATGGTCGCTGCAAGCAACGCCATACAAAAAATAGCAGTTTTTAAAATACGATATACACACATAAGGCGAACTCAGGCGCAATATGCACGGCGCTGTTTACGTATATAGCCTACGCTGGCTTGTGGAATGGAATGTGGCGTTGCCGAAATGCTTCTTCTAATTACTGGTTCAGCATCAGCGGCATTACCAGCATCAGCAGTTCTTCCGCTTCTTCCTGGTCCATTGGCTTTATCAGGCCCGCTTTGGTTGGCGTGCTTAATTCCATATATACTTCCTCGCTATCGGTTGCGTTCAGCATCTCGATAAGGAATTTGGCATTAAAAGCAATTACCAGGTCTTCCCCGTTATACTGGCATTTCATACGCTCGTTCCCTTCAAAGCTAAAATCTACGTCCTGTGCAGCCAGTTGCAGTTCGCTGCCGCTAATGTTCAGCGCCACCTGGTAGGTGCTTTTGTTACTAAAAACACTTACCCGCCGCAAGGCCCCCAGGAACTCCGTCCTGTTCACCGTCAACCGGTACGGGTTTTCTTTAGGAATTACTACTTTATAGTCCGGGAAACGGGCATCGATCAGCCGGCAGCTCATTTGCGTGGTTCCGTGTATTACAAAAAAATGGTTGCTGTTATAGTTGATGGTGATTTCATCCTCGTTATCCGGCAACGCCGATTTTAGCAGGTTCAGAGGTTTGCGCGGGACAATAAATGTATCGGTATTCGGAGAACTTACATCGGTTCTCTTATAACGTACCAGCCGGTGCGCATCTGTTGCTACAAACTGTATCCCATTTTTATCCAGCTCAAAAAACACGCCTGTCATAGCCGGCCGCAGATCATCGGTACTGGTCGCAAACAAGGTTTTATTAATTGCTGTAACCAGGGCAGTTGAGGTCATAGTAAAACTGGAGGCGTCGTCGGCAGTAGGCTCCTTCGGAAAATTGTCCGGGTTTTCGCCCATTACCTTGTATTTTCCGTTATCACTTGTAATTTCAACACTGTAGTTTTTATCGATATTGAACGTAAGCGGCTGCTCCGGGATATTTTTTAAAGAATCGATCAGGATCTTCGCCGGGATACAAACACGACCGTTGTCCTTGGCCTCTACGGGCATCTCCGTTTTCATCACCGTTTCAAGGTCTGTGGCCACAATGGTCAGCCGGTTTTTATCAATGTCAAACAAAATATCTTCCAGGATAGGTAACACATTGTTGGCGTTAATTACACCCGAGATATTCTGAAGTTGCTTCAGTAATGCTGACGATGATACGATAAATTTCATCCGTATATTTTTTATGTTTTATATTTTCTTTGGCAAATAATAGCAGCGAAACTACTATTTTATTGCCTACTATTTGAAAAAATCTGTCCCCATTTTCAGTAAAAATAGGGGGAAAAACACCAATTTTTATTACCGGTAACTATATAACAAGATTTTTTAGGTAGTTTAATAAGGTTTAGTAACTTCCCCATCTTAAACAGGCACAATGCTTCATAAATTTTTGAACTGGGTGAGGGGGAAAGAGGAGCCCGCAGGTTTGGATAACCCTTCGCTCGACTTTGGCCGGTATTCCGATAATAACAAAGTGCCAGGTAAAGTGCGCCGCTGGAAAGAGGCAGATTCACTTTTTAAAGAAAAAAAATATGCAGAGTCGCTGGATGCTTTTTTTGATTATTTGAAAGATGACAGCGCGGAAAATGTGCGCTACAACCGTGAAGGGGAGCAGGCGCGCTTTGAGTTTTACCAGGGCTCCAAAATTGTGCGCGGGGAGATCAAAAACAATCATTTTTCCGCTGATGTGAAACTGGCCCGCATGGCCGAGCCCTCCGTTCCGGTGATGCGTCGCCTCCTGGAAATGAATTTCGGCCTTTATTACAGCCGCTTTGCCCTCGATAAAGAAGAGTTATGCATGCGTTTTGATACCGATCTTTCCACCGCAAATCCTAACAAATTATATTATGGGTTAAAAGAACTGGCCACCAAATCCGATAAACAGGACGACCTGCTTATTGGCGATTTTGCGCATCTTCAGAGCGTTGACCAGGACCATATTATTCCGTTGCCGGAAAACGAAAAGGAGATAAAATATCATTTCTTGCAGCAATGGATTGCGGAAACCCTGGAAAAAATAGCAGCGGCAGATGCCGATAAATTTTCGGGAGGCATTTCCTACCTGCTGCTGAGCCTCGTTTACCGCATAGATTTTCTGATCACGCCCGAAGGGCAACTGCTGAATGAACTGGAAAAAATAGGAGGTCTTTATTTTAAAAAAGATGAAAAACCCGTTGTTGACAAAAACCGGGAGATGATAGAAGCCTTTCGCCAGTTGCAGGCAAAACCCAAAGAAGAGGTATTTAAAAACCTGTTCCGCTCCAAATACACTTTTTCTATCGTAATGCCGCAGGTGCATAAGGTACTGGCAGACGCCGTTCACGAAGCAAATGAAAATATGCTTTGGTACCGGGATAATAATTACGATTATTTCGCCAATAAACTGATAGAGTACGGGTTATCCTACTGCCAGTATTCCTACAGTTTACCCCGGCCCATCACACTGCTGGTGCGGCTTTTTATGCAGATCAATTACCCTGATTATTTTAAGGCGTTGGGCTACGCGGATACTTTTTATGATCCAAACGCCAATCGCTTTAAAGAGGAAGCCATTATAAAGTATATGCGATCGGTGGAAGCGCAATGGAAAGACCGTTATCCTAAAATGAACCTAAAAACAGAAATGCTGAATTTTACAAACCTGCTGGCATTCAACTTCAGTTTTACTACAATAATTGAAACCTTAAACATGGATGTGCCGGCCTGACGCCGCTTTTAACTCATTAGCATGAACGTACAGGAAATTATAAATAAATATCAGCACGCAGTTATCCAGATCGCCACGCAAACAGGCACGGGAACCGGCTTTTACCTGAAGGATTACGATCTGATTATTACCAATAATCATGTGATCAATAATACGCCGGAAGTAACGATCCAGGGAAAAACATTCGAAAGACAACTGGCAAAAGTCTGGTACACCGATCAAAAGCACGACCTGGCGTTTGTACAGGCGCCTGCGGCTGCTGATCTGGCCGATGTGCATATCGGCACTTATGAAGCGCTCAACGACGGCGACAATGTTATCGCTATCGGGCACCCCTATAATTTAAGTTATTCGGCTACCCAGGGCGTTATCTCAAAAGTGGATCGCATCCGGGAAGGGTTAAAATATATCCAGATCGATGCCGCTATCAATCCCGGCAATAGCGGCGGTCCGTTGGTTGACTATGCAGGCTTTGTAATCGGGGTAAACTCCTTTATTATCAAAGGCGGCGATAACCTTGGTTTTGCCCTGCCATCGACTTATTTAAAGGAAGCCATTGATCTTTACCTGCCGTATAGAGGACAGGAAGCCACCCGGTGTTCCAGTTGTGATTCTTTGGTAACCGCAGCCAATATCGACAATAATAAATACTGTCCCAATTGCGGCGCTGAAGTAAAGCTGCTCCAGGTTCCGGAGAAAGAAGTAGAATTAATGGGCGTAGCCAAACTGATCGAAGATATTTTGAAGGATTTGGGTAAAGATGTACGCCTGGCCCGCGACGGCGTTAACCAATGGAGCGTAAAAGAAGGCTCTGCAAAAATTAATATCAGCTATAACCCTGATAACTATTTTATTGCAGGGGATGCATTCCTGTGCCAGATGCCGCCGGAGCCCGCCAAAATAAAGCCTTTATACCAATTCCTTTTAGCCGAAAATAATAAACCCAGCGGCCTGGTGCTCAGTTGTCAAAAAAACAATATTGTGCTCAGCCGGTTGTTATACGACCTGGATATGACGCGCGAATCAGGGCTGGAAGAGTTTAAAACCCTTTTTCAGCAGGCAGATCATTATGATGATTATCTGAAAAATGAATTTGGCTGCACGTCCCGGCTGGAAGAATAAGATGTTGTTCCCGGCTGCGGTACAGATGGCATCCAGGTTGCCACGCTCGGTTCAGGGTTCGGGTTATATGGCAGCTTTTTATGCTTCGTTGGATACAATAAATAGTTCCCACGATGAAATCATTTAGACGGTTTGTCCTGATGATCGTATGACAAATTTATCTTTTCAGCTCCGGCAGGAGCGGCGTGTTTATAGAAAATTACGAAGAGGAGGTTGGGCTCCATAGGTGCCCCGTGTTTACGCGGCCTCCTACGGAGCCGATGCACCTCACGATGATACTACAAACACAGGGCTCCAGAGGAGCCATAGCCACTTCGTCTGAATTCAATGTTTCTTTAGTAAAGGGGAATTTATCATACACCCCTCCTGATTGACTCAATTTAGGTCAGTTTGAAGTTTTGTATATTTGTAAAGATCATATTTATCGTTTCAAGGTAGAAATGTTGTTAACAAATAGGCAATAAAATGATACGCGCCATAATCAGAGCTGAAAGAAAGCAAATCCGGCTGGATATCCCCAAAGAATACATAGGAAAGGATATTGAGGTTACTTATGTACCAGTTGAAGAAGTGAATAGGCATGTGCAACAGCCTTTAAAAGCAATGAAAGATTTTTGGGGCATCCTGTCTGATGACACGGCTATTAAATTGCATAATCATATCGCCAGGAGCTGATGCTGTCTTACTGACCCGGAATATCTCTGATTTCAAAAATATTAAAGGGT
Proteins encoded in this region:
- the metE gene encoding 5-methyltetrahydropteroyltriglutamate--homocysteine S-methyltransferase; protein product: MQTHNLGYPRIGSNRELKKACEQYWQRRIDGRQLEQTARAIRNNNWQLQKDAGIDLIPVNDFSFYDQVLDTCLMTGAIPERYHPLMERERLNDLDLFFAMARGYQQNGYDLTAMEMTKWFDTNYHYIVPEFRKDQKFSFFNQTVIHQFIEAKKAGYAAKPVLIGPVTFLLSGKEKEAGFHRIDLLKNLLPVYIEVLEKLDACGAFYVQLDEPCLALDLSREEQQALIIAYTTLQKRVPNIKIILTNYFDCFGKNLETALSLPVHTLHVDLVRCPSQLDDILATGFVNARTHLSLGIVDGRNIWKNNFQRSLTLIETAKQKIGADRIWLAPSCSLLHVPCDLDMETEEKNLTGEIKQWVAFAKQKLAEVAVLKQIATSPDKPNSKALLAENTRCIEARNTSSLIHNQQVKARVTAITASDAERKSSFPIRKEKQQELDLPLFATTTIGSFPQTKEIRNWRAQWKKQQLSDTDYNQLLQEATNKAIQWQETIGLDVLVHGEFERNDMVEYFGEQLAGFAFTQNGWVQSYGSRCVKPPVLYGDVCRPRPMTVGWSAYAQSLTGKPVKGMLTGPVTILQWSFVRDDQPRSVTCNQIALAIRDEVLDLEKAGIKIIQIDEPAIREGLPLRKEQQPEYLKWAVTAFRITSAGVQDKTQIHTHMCYSEFNDIIDHIAAMDADVITIETSRSQMELLDAFASFEYPNDIGPGVYDIHAPRVPSKEEMMGLMEKALTYIPAERLWVNPDCGLKTRGWEETSQALIAMVQAAKTLRKKINAPVPE
- a CDS encoding cysteine-rich CWC family protein; its protein translation is MCQHEDKYCPCCKQPFECKVGSILLCQCSQIKLTAAERDFIGEQYDDCLCSKCMLKMKERYHKNHFQDRLKKILGIFYRGD
- a CDS encoding TPM domain-containing protein yields the protein MQKKIFLGAFVLMTLSIFSCSSGKKLSESVHSRDADGREVKIKYPQQQTATPQNINMSYDFEQLFTPAQNSKIDSLVRIFERSNMISIKVVTLPADNVAGGNFNNNNQALLKEWEGVHGNTDKAMVLSISKSLGKVAVDYGPFVGKLLPRNEAEQIIATDIQPVLSSGQAFDGAWKGLNDLMDAIRRNIKI
- the dnaN gene encoding DNA polymerase III subunit beta, which translates into the protein MKFIVSSSALLKQLQNISGVINANNVLPILEDILFDIDKNRLTIVATDLETVMKTEMPVEAKDNGRVCIPAKILIDSLKNIPEQPLTFNIDKNYSVEITSDNGKYKVMGENPDNFPKEPTADDASSFTMTSTALVTAINKTLFATSTDDLRPAMTGVFFELDKNGIQFVATDAHRLVRYKRTDVSSPNTDTFIVPRKPLNLLKSALPDNEDEITINYNSNHFFVIHGTTQMSCRLIDARFPDYKVVIPKENPYRLTVNRTEFLGALRRVSVFSNKSTYQVALNISGSELQLAAQDVDFSFEGNERMKCQYNGEDLVIAFNAKFLIEMLNATDSEEVYMELSTPTKAGLIKPMDQEEAEELLMLVMPLMLNQ
- a CDS encoding type III secretion system chaperone family protein; translation: MLHKFLNWVRGKEEPAGLDNPSLDFGRYSDNNKVPGKVRRWKEADSLFKEKKYAESLDAFFDYLKDDSAENVRYNREGEQARFEFYQGSKIVRGEIKNNHFSADVKLARMAEPSVPVMRRLLEMNFGLYYSRFALDKEELCMRFDTDLSTANPNKLYYGLKELATKSDKQDDLLIGDFAHLQSVDQDHIIPLPENEKEIKYHFLQQWIAETLEKIAAADADKFSGGISYLLLSLVYRIDFLITPEGQLLNELEKIGGLYFKKDEKPVVDKNREMIEAFRQLQAKPKEEVFKNLFRSKYTFSIVMPQVHKVLADAVHEANENMLWYRDNNYDYFANKLIEYGLSYCQYSYSLPRPITLLVRLFMQINYPDYFKALGYADTFYDPNANRFKEEAIIKYMRSVEAQWKDRYPKMNLKTEMLNFTNLLAFNFSFTTIIETLNMDVPA
- a CDS encoding trypsin-like peptidase domain-containing protein, producing the protein MNVQEIINKYQHAVIQIATQTGTGTGFYLKDYDLIITNNHVINNTPEVTIQGKTFERQLAKVWYTDQKHDLAFVQAPAAADLADVHIGTYEALNDGDNVIAIGHPYNLSYSATQGVISKVDRIREGLKYIQIDAAINPGNSGGPLVDYAGFVIGVNSFIIKGGDNLGFALPSTYLKEAIDLYLPYRGQEATRCSSCDSLVTAANIDNNKYCPNCGAEVKLLQVPEKEVELMGVAKLIEDILKDLGKDVRLARDGVNQWSVKEGSAKINISYNPDNYFIAGDAFLCQMPPEPAKIKPLYQFLLAENNKPSGLVLSCQKNNIVLSRLLYDLDMTRESGLEEFKTLFQQADHYDDYLKNEFGCTSRLEE